The DNA sequence CCTTGGTCGTCGAGGTTTACATTGGTTATATTCGGGGGTATCTTCTTTCTCGTTTCCCTTCAACTTCGTTTCATCCAATCATCAAGCCGGAGGAGACAATTGTGTTCATAGTATGATACAGCAACTAAAACCACCAGGAGGCAGTTCAAAGTGCTGAGTCTTTCTTTCCAGGAAAGGAACTACGTACTTGCAACGTCGAAATTTGCGTCAGTTGTTGCACCCTGTCGCGCCCGTTCTTCCGCTTTGGTCCTTGCTTATCATTTAACTGTTTGAACTTCAAGATCTTACCTCCACAGTTTTTAGAGCACTTCTGGGGTGATGAGCGAGCGCTGACCACCAGGATGACAAATCTCTGGGCACGCATGAGTACAATCAGTGCGATACTATCAATATTTTCGTGAAACTAtctgaaaaatcaaagaaagatatggAAAGATATGAAGTCTAAATTTCATTACATATCGGAGAAATTCTCAAATTTCGGCTACAATCGACAGTTTCATCGATATTGTCGACATATCGgttaaatattgaaaaaactCTTATATTTCATCTAAACCAATGTTTGACATTCtctaaagtttaaatttttataatttccatCGAAAACAACCAATATCGAAATCGACATCGATATGTCCACTAATTTTCATATTGATATTTTCACTAataccgatattttaaacactgagTACTAAGGCAATGAACAACAACTCTTAAGATTTCGGAGTCGACTGAGATTTTGAGCGACCCGGCACGTCGGCTCTTGGAAATTTTCTATTATTTGGATGTTTGATGGGCCTCACAATAACTAAAGCCCATTTATTATTTGGTCCGACCAATAAggcccaaataaaataaaataaaacactacTAGATAACTTTTAGTAAACTGTTGCTGTTCTCAATCACTTCAATCTTACAAATTTACATAAAGTTCCAGGCACACGACGTCGTATTACATATATCAAACAGAGAACCAGTAGATAACGTGTAACCAAATACATATAATCACACAAAAACATGTACACACAAATGCAACACAACAAAAGGCTTTACATTATTGTGGcgttttcttcttctctgccCACACAACGTGCAAACCTGGGTTTTTATTCAAACAAAATCGAAGTGCATGAGAAGCTTTACGGATTTGTACTTCTCTCCCTTCTGGCTGTGTAAGGGAACTGCTCGAATCCCTCTTCTGAGCTCAGACACCGGTAGGCATGTTTGGCCTCCAAAATCATCCTTTTCTGACATGTCATACTCGTGAACTTCAATGCGGAGCACGGCTAGTTCTGGAACAGTTAATGGGAATTCAAATTCTTCGTTCCACGCTGGAATCCAGTCGTCCTCTAGGgtcttcgtcttcttcatcaCACTATCAGCAGCAACTCCAGCAATTCCTACCTGAATTGTTATAAAGTTCAAATCACATTTTCAATTCTTTGGTATACATGATCACGAGTTTCTAAACACGCTAGTAAAAGGATGCAGACAAAACCAAGCAAACAGCAAACCACAGGACAGTAACAGTGTACTCAAACATTCCCAAATGTGAGAAATGATAACGCCGATGTAGGCTGTTCCAACTTACCCTTGCATAAAAATCTGGAGGAGAATATGCATCGAAGTGTGTATGCTTGAAATCATAGTACCATCCTTCTCCCATATATACTTTTACCTAGAAAACAGAATAATTACCGTTAGCTATGACTCAGCATATGACAAAACAAGGAACGAAAGTCAAAAGCCTAGCATAAGGCGCTCACCTTCAAAGTTTGTTTCACTGGTAAATCATATTTAGGATCAAAGACCTCATTATGTGGACCACTCTTCAAAAGAAAATCCGGTTTTTTCACATATCCGCACCCACCATTGGCTCTAAACATTCCCTGCATCAACCACAATGATCTTCCATATCCCTGTCACAAGCAAACCCATTCTAAGTATTTGCAAGCTGTAAGCCAAgaattatttatttctttatctCCATTTCAAAAGCCATAGAATCAAGAGTGATATTCCATTGACCCTAAAACAAATATTAGGACCAACAGAACACACCAACCATTTCCCATTAGTGGCTacatcacaaatatatataatccAATCTTCACACAAAATTGttcaattaattattatacACAGATAACATAAGCCTAATTAGGACACATTGATTATAGTTCACTCCAAACAAGAATAATATTTATTTAGCACAATGGATACCATTAAGCACTACGGATATGGAAAATTAGAACTTTTTGACAAGACGATATTGTAAATGACTCTAATTTAAAGGGAGGGGGATTCAAAATCAGGTGCAAGGGGGCAGGCAGTGTGCCTGGGCCAACTGGCTTAACCCACAGCTGGTGGAAAATAGACTTTTATATGCAAATACATTTTACCTGCATATTGAATGCAACCATTTGAGCCCCATGCGACCACCCAATCATTGGGTTATAATTTGATGAGTCAACACGTATGCCCTTTGGGTACACCCTCAAAATATTCCTCTGAGTAAACCTACACAAAAACAATCATCAGAGCAGAAATTTTGTCTTCTAATGCACAGGATTAATAATGGATCTGAATTTGAGTCTGCCCTCGAAGATCTATCCAGGACAATAATGTAAAGCCTATCAAATATTGTAATGTAATTTAGCACTGAACACTAGATGCGTTGACTTGAGGTTAACGAGTACTGAAATGAAACTTGAACTACAATGACTGGATATGATTGTCTCACTAGTGCTACATTCTTATTTTAGTACGAGTTAATGGCATGTGAGCATCATATTAAAGATGGATAAAATACCTGACAATTTCCTTTCCATAGGTTACTACTGCCTTCTCGAGCTGTTGCTCACTTAAGCTAAGACGCCGCACTTTATTGGGATCTACTTTGAGACACTCCACTAATCCACCTTTGGGTTTCCCAGCATGAATGGCAATTAAACGCTTATATTCAGGTGCAACGGACTTGGAACCACCATTATCAACATCTTCCTCCTCATTGCTATCTTCTTCATCCAATTCATTGtgctaaaaacacaaaaatgttaaacataaacaaaataaactaaaagatTTTGGTCTCACCAAATCAGCAATGCAGCAAGTTATACTAAAAAAGTCTCCATACCTTGTCATCTACCGCAATTGCAACTTTGGCATCCGGGACTTCTTTACCCCATGCTTCCTCATCAGCTGGAGTTTTTCCACTCTTCGGATCACTTTCACTTTGCAGAGCATCCTTTGCCTCACGATATTCCTGAGGCGGTTTGGTCGAGATAATAATCCTTTTCTTTAGTGACGCTGGGGATGGAAATTCTTTCAGACATTCCGGGCCAGGAGAAAACAGTACCTCTCCAAATGTTTCAGTGACCATCTTGAAAATGGTTGACAAAACAATTAATACCAGACCATTCAAGTTTAAAATCCTAACAAGGAAATTGCAAATACCAACCTTAGCGACTTTAGTTTGAAGATCCGGGGTCAGGTGGTCTTCCAAAGTGATTACAACAGGGTATTCAGAGGCAACAAACGCATGTTCCTTAATAGACTTCAAACACTTGATAAGTTCCACCGGTGTAGTCAATGTCCTATGGTATAACAAACCCAAATTTCATCTCAATTCGGTACAAAATCAAACTATACAGTTTTAGTATTCCATTACTAGTAGCATATTTGTCCAATTAGGTGACAAATTTACAGCACAAAGATAAGTTTCACCGGTCTTGTCATCATCCTAATAAAACAAAATCGATTTTCGTCTTAAATTAGGCACAAAACTGAACCACTTATACAATGTTACTATTCCCTTACTAGCTTTAACATATTTATCGAAATGGGTAACAAAATTACATAACAAAGATTGCAAATTGAAAAGCAAACATACAATCCAGTATTCCACTACTAGTTTTAGCATATTTTTCCAAATGGGTAACAAAATTAAAGCATAAAGATGGCAAATTTAACAGAAAATATACCCTCCATGAAGCACATCGACATCGTCTTTATTCGAATTCGGCCAAATATCCAGCTCAATCACCCTCACTCCTCTGTGAAGCGCTTGAATAATAGGAACGTCACTGCAGTCACTGCTCAGCTGGTTCCCAGTCAGATACGAATTGTGCCCTGTGTATATGAAATAATGCGACAATGGCGCATTCATATCATGGTGCACCTaccaaaaaatcaaacaaaaattcaaaattcatacaaaaacaaaaaattcataaaaattaccaaacttaattaaaattaaaattaaaataatatgtaCCTCGAGAGATGGAGAGTTTGGGGGGTTGAAGTCGCCAAAGAGGTACTTGAAGAATGCTTCGAGATCGAGGACCTTGCGGTGGAAGATGTTGAGGTGTTTGAGCTCGGAGAGGCTCTGTTCGATGAGGGCCTGAGCTTCCTCCTTGGTGGCGTTCTCCTCCTTCTGGACTTCCGTCAGGAATCGGTGGAAGTGATCGGCGGTCATGATGCCGTTCTCCGAGTACTGATCGAACAAGGCCTTGATCTCCGGCGGTGCTTCCTTGACGGCGAGCTTGAAGCGCCGCCGGAAGCAGAAGCACACTCTGTAGGTCTGCTTCGACATGGAGAATCGCCTTGTTCGGATCGGAATTCGGAGCCGGAGGATTTGGAGGAGATTCGCCCGCGTCGGTGTCCGGTTGCTTGGGGAATTTGGGAGATGGGTGGGAGAGTGAAGTAACTCCAGAAGGAAAGGAACGGAATATGATGGGGTGGTGGGGTGGGACCCACCACACCAATACTATTTACTTTTTACGTTACACGTGGCTTATTGGTGGGTAATTTAATAAGGTGGCTGTACAATCTGACATTTTATCGTCATTCGTTATGTATTGTGGTGACGATAATTGTCtactttctaatttattttgaaatatgaactctttctaatttattttgaaatatGAACTTAAAATCGTTTAACTGCTGAATGGATGAGGTCAGAATTTGGACAAGGATCATCTCTAATGAGGATCCAGAGATTAATCAATCttatccgtttatcgtatattgtgagGATAATTTTTGTTAGGtgctatttatattcaattttaaattaaaaattttaaattatttataattgcacaatatacgatgaacgaacacgaaTGATTAATCCTCCGAACCTTCAGAAAgaagatccggagatgatcctaTTCCTCAGAATTTGATTGTTGAGCATCTTCAGAGTAAAAGTCAAAATACCTGTATCAACAGTTATAGTAAGAAAGGTCGTTTTAGTACTGTTGAATCGAAATGTTAATTTTTATGTGACATGAAATTGAATGGCAGAAAGGCTAATTACGGTTAAATTTGACAACAGCttcaaataatatatatataacagaaattaagaaaataaaataatgtaataaaataaaataatactttaattttatatatcgcatgaagattgaaactttaaaagatgtcaaaatgtcaTGTTGAGTGTCAAATTTCTGTTGAAGATGATTTGACTTTTTAAAACGATATGACAATATATTTTAAagattatattaaaaaaatacaatatttaCTATGTATTTACAAGCACAGTAGTTTAATCAACTTGACGAAATTTGCTCCAGATCCCTTTCACCAAATCTTCTCTATCAAACAATATAggctcttaaaatttgatctaacggccaaagttattataacttttaaagtggacccttatttgtaatcgttggatcaaatttcaatagtccgAATTAGTTGATAGGAAGAATTTGATAGAAGGGATTCGGAAAAGATCCCTTTGCCATTATGTGGATGACTAACAATGTTGATGTGTATTAATCATAGGTGAGACACGGTGGCTTTGGGGACCAAAAATAATAAGTGGATAAACATTGTGTGTTATTTTACTGGGATGTATTTGTCTATCCCTATTTTGTCTTTACGGTTGAAAGAATAATATCCGAAAGATCCAACATTATCCTTTCCCTTAattagaaatgttttttttatcagTTTCTTGTCTTCATatttcatgtggattttatacTTGAAAAGTGTAATTTGCACtttgaaaatagagaaaaataatCTTATTGTCTTACTTGCAAGTTATAAATAGTACAGAGATCGGGCATCCAATCTTATTGTCTTACTTGCAAGTTATAAACAGTACAGAAATCGACTGTGTTTTGGACTAGAATTATTTCCCCCTTTCTTTCCATCCCCTTCTTTCACATTCtgtattttgtctttctctttctataaaaaaattgatataagATGTTAACATGCCTTAACCGTGACTGTTCAAATAGAAGTGAAAGAAAATGGAggggaaaaaaagaggggagatAATCATTCTCCCGTGTTTTAgactgcttttaaaatgactagtattcttattacaaaaatatttaaCCTTAATCTTAAATTTCGAAAGCCAAAAGCACTTAGGCGCTTTATGTTTATGTTCGGTGTTTCTTCAGCTAGCACTAACAAGTGTTAGTCGTAAGGTAGTGATATTCACacctattttttttccttcatataaacttctcaattttttaccattaaatcgaataaattgaagaaaattaataaaaaaaaattaataaaagcgtgtaaaaaataaaaaactggtGTACTTCTTTGTAAAGCATTTTGTTGTGCTCACAATCCCAAATGTGGTTAAAACTATCCATTCCTGCACTCAAGGTCTTGTCTACTATTCTCTCCAATGGGAACATTATAGCTGGATTAGGATAATAACAAATCATTACCGTAATCTCATGAGTAATATTTGGAGCTGTTAATACATGATTAAATA is a window from the Pyrus communis chromosome 16, drPyrComm1.1, whole genome shotgun sequence genome containing:
- the LOC137720178 gene encoding phosphoinositide phospholipase C 2-like; amino-acid sequence: MSKQTYRVCFCFRRRFKLAVKEAPPEIKALFDQYSENGIMTADHFHRFLTEVQKEENATKEEAQALIEQSLSELKHLNIFHRKVLDLEAFFKYLFGDFNPPNSPSLEVHHDMNAPLSHYFIYTGHNSYLTGNQLSSDCSDVPIIQALHRGVRVIELDIWPNSNKDDVDVLHGGTLTTPVELIKCLKSIKEHAFVASEYPVVITLEDHLTPDLQTKVAKMVTETFGEVLFSPGPECLKEFPSPASLKKRIIISTKPPQEYREAKDALQSESDPKSGKTPADEEAWGKEVPDAKVAIAVDDKHNELDEEDSNEEEDVDNGGSKSVAPEYKRLIAIHAGKPKGGLVECLKVDPNKVRRLSLSEQQLEKAVVTYGKEIVRFTQRNILRVYPKGIRVDSSNYNPMIGWSHGAQMVAFNMQGYGRSLWLMQGMFRANGGCGYVKKPDFLLKSGPHNEVFDPKYDLPVKQTLKVKVYMGEGWYYDFKHTHFDAYSPPDFYARVGIAGVAADSVMKKTKTLEDDWIPAWNEEFEFPLTVPELAVLRIEVHEYDMSEKDDFGGQTCLPVSELRRGIRAVPLHSQKGEKYKSVKLLMHFDFV